tttcaatttcaattttatttttgtctaattgaaaaaaaatggtcTAATGGTTGACAAttttaacaaaaagaaaaactaaaatattctAGAAATGTTGGAGAAACAAAAAGttttaaattgataacaaaattaaaattttatacaaataGTGAGAGCATTAGTATATTATTTCCTTGTCGAACCAACTATTATCTTCCCAGGGCATTGCATTCAATTGTCATGCCTGAAGTTCTGAGTTGGATAACTCTAAAGGTCAAAACACGTCTCGTTGACGTtgaacaaaggaaaaagaaaaacaaataattttttgataGCTCTATTTTGCGtgtgtatatattatataataaagaggaaaatttttaataatctaATTGTCATTCAGTTTCTAATTTTCTCAAATCCCATTTATTTTTTGGTCCGACTCGAATCATATTTATGCTTTTCATTTTGGTCTAACGGTCAAACCACTTATGGAGGGACAAAATTTATATCATAGTTTTATTACCAATTTAACCAACTTCTCAATATTACCACGAGTCCTTGACACATGGACATTTGTTTTCTATCCATTGACTAATAAGTGGTAAATTAAAATGTTTAATTTTAACGTATTCACCGGAATAAAAATGAGtttattttaattagatttatagtaaatttaacaattaatgtttttattgatgtaataatatattattagttgtctgtataaaattcttttaaactaataaataaaaattaaattcaaattcaaaattggaTTTGAAAAAGGCATTGTGTCTGCTGTTTCTTGTCAAGGAGAAAAAGACcgaaagaatataaaataatagaataataataattacttttattaataaaagaaatgcaGTAAATAATAATGATATCTTGTATTTAAATAGTCAATTTCTCCATGTTCAATAAATTGTTGATAGTTACTTATTTGACTGTAGACTAAAATTAAATCGTAGTAAATGGTGGATTAAGAGTCAGGTCAAAGCACAagtaaataacaataaaaagaggAGGGAAggcggagaagaagaagaagtcaaTAAAGGAAGAGGCAAGCGAAGCGAAATTTCAAGTTGAAGGGAAGGAGCTTGGTTCGAAGGAGGAGTTGTTGTTGGCGTAAGCAGAGGAGAAGAGAGGAATCCGTACAAGTTCAAGAAATCGATTGAGAATTTGAGATTGTTGTTGTTATCCATGAAGAGCTCTCTGAACAAGTTGCGCGGGTTGGCGCTTCACAACCACAAGGAACGCCGCACCGCCACCGCCGCCAGAGCTGTTCTTCCGCTTCCCAACGTTGACGAGCTTGCTCAGGCTGCTCAGGTATGCTCTTTCCTttgtttttttctcctttttgtttctaatttcatTTCTCAGATCGGAGAAGATAACAACACAACACAAGAGAAATACAACAGCAATAAAATAGGATTAGGGTTTGTTTTGGAGGATTGTATTTGAATTTTGTATTTGCAGGACTTGGAGGACATGAAGGACTGCTACGATACCTTACTTTCCGCAGCTGCAGCAACTGCCAGCAGTGCTTTTGGTATTCTATGTTCATTTCTTGTTTGTGTTAATGCTCAATATAGAAATATAGGTCATATGGTTTCTTATGCTTATGTAGCCTGTTAATTTTATAGACTTAATttggaaatggatcctctcaactttttcttttctctcaattttctTGTGAAGTGCGATCTTTCACCATTCAATGTCTTCTCTCACATGTTTTCTCTGAGTCTCACTTAAAGAATATATAGTAAGTGGTCACAGTTTACAAgaaaattgagaggatccattcccgGCTTAATTTTTTGAAACATACCTTGTGAAAGGATAAGTCTTAATTAAGGGAGCATTTTGAGCATTAACCCCCTTGTTATTGCTCTGGCTCCGTGCTGTTTGTGATATCTTCTACTCACTTGTTAATGTTCTGCTCTGCTGATTCACAGAATTTGCGGAGTCATTGCGTGATATGGGCTCTTGCCTTCTCGAGAAAACCGCCTTGACTGATCATGAAGATGATACTGGTACTCATTTGTTCTGCCCTTTATCCCACTTCATATGTATCAAATCAAGCAAGCTGTCGTATAACTTACATGCCGCCTTATTATTCATGCAGGAAAAGTCCTCCTTATGCTTGGCAAAATGCAGTTTAAACTCCAGAAGCTCATTGATAACTATGTAACTCCGCGTCTCATTCCACTCCCTTAGGGCTCCGTTTGGTGTCTGAGGAAacgttttttattttcattttcaatgttttctgcttttactttttactttttcagTAACCCTTCGCTCTTCAATTTCAGCGTTCTCATGTATTCCAGACAATTACCACTCCCTCAGAGTCTCTTCTGAATGAACTTCGAATTGTGGAGGTTTGTTGCATGTAGTTCCACCTGCATTTTCTATTCTTGTCTCCTCTGTTCTATCTTGTCCAGTTGTCCTTCACTGTCTTCATTGTGCTGCCACAATTTCTTTATAGATATCAATGTGTTTTTAAGTGTGCATAGGCATTCTTCTCAAGATTTATTTTGCTCTTATAAACAATGGCAACGAACAGTTCATAATCATAAATGAAGGGCTCGCAACTAGGTGTTTGATTAGATTAGTAATGAGGCATCAGATAGGGAGCCATCCCATGAGCTTCTTTTATATCAATATATGAAACTAGAAACTTGAGTATTGGAAAGAATGGCTGAAAACTGGCATCATTTTATACACAGATGAATCAATGAATAGTGGATCTTAATCACAAAATGCAATTACTTTTAAGACATCTACACaagttccttcttcttctgaatctaTGTAGAGCACAATCAGGATATATGGTACCAGAAAAAAGAAAGCAGGACCTAGTTGCAATTTAGttgttcttctttgtttcttaatTTGTAGGTTCACTTTATGGGGGGTATGGagacatgaacaattaggatacAGACATAGAAGATTGACAAACTTAGGATGCTTCATACATATTATATGCTTTCAAGTTGTGTAAATGTCAATGCTGgttaaaattacaaatttacaacTTTTCATTATTGTATAGCAGGTTTATTTTAATCCACAACTTTAGGAGCTGTGGCTAATAaactatttttagaaaaattttctGTTCTATTCTTTATGaaggatatttatttattttgatttgatatatttttttgggTGTTCTCAATGTTGGAACAGGAAATGAAGCGACAATGTGAGGAGAAAAGGTATGTAATGTATTAAATCCTGATTTGTCTTTGATTGTGATACATGGCTATGACTTATTGTTTAGTTTTATGATTTTGCAGAGATGTTTATGAGTATATGGTAACCAAATATAAGGAAAGAGGTAGGTCCAAAGGTGGGAAAGGGGAAACTTTTACATTGCAGCAGTTGCAGAATGCTCGTGATGAATATGACCAGGAGGCTACACTATTTGTTTTCCGATTGAAATCACTAAAGCAAGGACAGTCCCGCAGTCTTTTAACACAGGCAGCACGTCACCACGCCGCTCAGGTTTTTCTGATTCCCGCTATTTGTTCTTAGAGTACGCATTTCCAACTTTATAATTCTGATGATTATCATTACTTCCTGATATGCCTCAACAGTTGTGTTTCTTCGAGAAAGCAGTCAAGTCCCTTGAGACAGTAGAACCACATGTAAAATCAGTAACTGAACGGCAGCACATTGATTATCAATTCAGTGGTCTTGAAGAGGAGAATGGGTATGAAGAAGATGGAGATTATGATGACGACAATGAAaatgatgagaatgatgatggagAGTTGAGTTTTGACTATGGACAAAATGAACAAGAGCAAGATGTTTCTACATCACAAAACTCAATGGAGGTAACAACCTTATATGACACACAGTTTCGTAGTTCTGTTTTTCTATGTTAGTCAAACTTAGAAATGGATGTCTATTGAAGATTGGGAAGCTACTTCCACAATCAGACATAAACACGAAAGTTGTCTTGAGCAATGAAAGTTCACATCCTTATTTGCTAGATTGATGGATTGAGTAAGAACCTGTAGATGAAACTTCCCTTGGTCAATGAAGTAAATTATGAAAGTGCTATGGAAATATTCTTATGTTGgaatttttgtttctaatttcaaGTCTATAAGGAATAAGCTTAAATTAGTTGAAAATTGCTATAATAAACATTGTACTCACTTGTGTATGTATCCTTCCAGTTGGACCAGGTGGAGCCTACATTTTCCAAAGGTTTAACAGCTGATGCCACTAAGGTTAGAAGTTAAACTTAAAAGAGATTATCGATATTCATGAGTTGATAGAAGAAACTTCCTTAGGCACAATAACTCAATATGCCTGTTGATAAATTTAGATACATAATTCTTCAGTTTCCTTTCTAGTGAAAAATTAAGATGcataaagaaaaattaatgtaTACATATTGATTCTCTGTTGTTCTATTTGCAGGAAGACTTTGATAGGCTTCAAAGGAATTTGTTTTCCTTCAGGGTTACGTCAGGGAGCCAATCTGCCCCACTTTTTGCTGATAGCAAACCTGATCCCAGCGAAAAGTTAAGACAAATGCGCCCATCTTTATCACGGAAGTTTAGTTCGTATGTGCTACCCACACCAGGTGAGACAAAGAGTTCAACCTCTTCAGGGTCCATTAACCAAGCACCTTCCAAAATGCTGACAAATTTAAATGAGCCTACAAAGAAAATGTGGCATTCCTCCCCTcttgaacaaaagaaaaatgaaaaagttcTTGTAGATGAGGTTCCTGGTCCTACAGGAAAAAATACAGTCTCTGTACTCAAGGAGAGTAACAGCAATACTACCTCCACCAGATTGCTGCCTCCTTCGGTAGATGGAATTTTATCCTCTAAAAAAGATGATTATGTTTCTGCTTACTCCAAAAAGATTAAGAGACATGCCTTTTCTGGCCCGTTGACAAGTAATCCTTGGCCTACCAAACCTATATCAGTAGAAACTGTTAAATTGTTATCTGGACCTCTTTTGCCAACCCCAATGCCAAAGCCTCCCTCATCCTCTCCTAAAGTCTCTCCTAGTGCTTCTCCTAGATTTATGTCTTCACCC
The sequence above is drawn from the Arachis hypogaea cultivar Tifrunner chromosome 4, arahy.Tifrunner.gnm2.J5K5, whole genome shotgun sequence genome and encodes:
- the LOC112797449 gene encoding uncharacterized protein At2g33490, with protein sequence MKSSLNKLRGLALHNHKERRTATAARAVLPLPNVDELAQAAQDLEDMKDCYDTLLSAAAATASSAFEFAESLRDMGSCLLEKTALTDHEDDTGKVLLMLGKMQFKLQKLIDNYRSHVFQTITTPSESLLNELRIVEEMKRQCEEKRDVYEYMVTKYKERGRSKGGKGETFTLQQLQNARDEYDQEATLFVFRLKSLKQGQSRSLLTQAARHHAAQLCFFEKAVKSLETVEPHVKSVTERQHIDYQFSGLEEENGYEEDGDYDDDNENDENDDGELSFDYGQNEQEQDVSTSQNSMELDQVEPTFSKGLTADATKEDFDRLQRNLFSFRVTSGSQSAPLFADSKPDPSEKLRQMRPSLSRKFSSYVLPTPGETKSSTSSGSINQAPSKMLTNLNEPTKKMWHSSPLEQKKNEKVLVDEVPGPTGKNTVSVLKESNSNTTSTRLLPPSVDGILSSKKDDYVSAYSKKIKRHAFSGPLTSNPWPTKPISVETVKLLSGPLLPTPMPKPPSSSPKVSPSASPRFMSSPKISELHELPRPPTSSPSNSRLLDLVAHSGPLFSRGQNQMVPPSNLVASNAASPLPMPPQAMPRSFSIPSSGARGAALQGSRALQTSHRSSISRDIASPPLTPVTLSNNWQ